One Phaseolus vulgaris cultivar G19833 chromosome 4, P. vulgaris v2.0, whole genome shotgun sequence DNA window includes the following coding sequences:
- the LOC137838465 gene encoding uncharacterized protein has protein sequence MIPVEIQENLPRFQNFMAEESNEERKVNLDLLDEVREEAKIKAETLKRKMQYKYNSKLRPRQFQVADLVIRKAHPYQLDNKLSPNWTGPFRVTEALGNATYRLETLEGGTISCTWNATNLKILLQLNYCIVCSF, from the coding sequence atgattcctgtagagatccaggagaactTGCCACGCTTTCAGAACTTCATGGccgaagagtccaatgaagagagaaaggtgaacctggacctactagaTGAGGTAAGAGAGGAAGCAAAAATCAAAGCTGAAACCTTGAAGAGAAAGATGcagtacaagtacaactccaagttgagacctcggcagttccaggtcgccgacctggtgatACGGAAGGCCCACCCATACCAGCTAGATAATAAGCTCTCTCCCAACTGGACTGGTCCTTTCAGGGTGACAGAGGCTCTTGGGAACGCAACATACAGGCTTGAGACATTAGAGGGCGGGACGATTTCTTGTACATGGAATGCGACCAACCTCAAAATTTTACTTCAGTTGAACTATTGCATTGTATGCAGTttttag
- the LOC137838464 gene encoding uncharacterized protein: protein MTVEMQEVDQAPDIDLIFTKADLRDVVPHDNDPVVVSVVTMGRKVHRVLVEQGSSADVTFWSTFNKLQLSLDQLRPYTGYLYGFARDQVEVRKHIELRITFTNDIASRTKNIRYLVGNAPSAYNILLGRPTLNRLGAITSTRHIKMKLPSLEETLITIRSDKKEAKRCYENNLKTKRRVFTVTTQPPSEEGVTRAEVARERRPEPAKDVLEREIGGRMFKLGKSLGQGTQDQIAEVITQYLDAFAWSASDMPGIDPDFLCHRLTMDPQVRPVRQRRRKFNEEKRQVIKEETRKLLNADHIREIQYQEWLENVVLVKKANGK from the coding sequence ATGACGGTAGAGATGCAAGAGGTAGACCAGGCTCCTGACATCGACCTcatcttcaccaaggccgacctcCGGGATGTCGTCCCCCACGACAATGACCCAGTGGTGGTCTCGGTAGTAACAAtgggaaggaaggtgcaccgcGTCCTAGTGGAGCAGGGAAGCTCGGCTGATGTCACgttctggtcgaccttcaacaaattGCAATTGTCTCTAGACCAGTTGAGGCCTTACACCGGCTACTTGTATGGATTCGCTAGAGACCAAGTAGAAGTGCGCAAACACATAGAGCTGAGGATCACCTTCACGAATGACATTGCTTCCCGCACAAAAaacatcaggtaccttgttggtaatgctccctcagcatacaaCATATTGTTGGGCAGACCTACCTTGAACAGGCTGGGAGCGATAACATCGACAAGGCACATAAAGATGAAATTGCCTTCCTTAGAGGAGACACTGATCACCATCAGATCAGACAAGAAGGAGGCTAAGAGGTGTTACGAGAACAACCTCAAAACAAAGAGAAGAGTGTTCACTGTTACCACCCAGCCCCCAAGTGAAGAAGGGGTCACCCGCGCAGAGGTTGCCCGGGAGAGACGACCCGAACCGGCCAAAGATGTTCTGGAGAGGGAGATCGGTGGCAGAATGTTTAAGCTTGGCAAGTCTCTAGGCCAAGGGACGCAAGACCAGATTGCCGAAGTCATAACACAgtacctggatgccttcgcgtggtccgcctcggacatgcctggCATAGACCCCGACTTCCTATGCCATCGTCTTACAATGGACCCTCAGGTCCGACCTGTTCGCCAgaggaggagaaagttcaatgaggaaaaGCGGCAGGTCATCAAAGAAGAAACGCGGAAGTTGCTGAACGCCgaccacatcagggagattcaataccaaGAGTGGCTGGAAAATGTGGTGCTGGTAAAGAAGGCCAACGGGAAGTGA